A window of Synechococcus sp. MEDNS5 contains these coding sequences:
- a CDS encoding MEKHLA domain-containing protein, whose product MTESAPWQTLEIQGLVTILLLSHRRAFDSPLLASDRPGTSRRLNAQELFNSSMAVLAHDNTGDPALTYANSTALKLWQRTWTQMIGMPSRLTAAQSERRERAASLKQALAHDAIKNYSGLRVDRHGHPFMIRNARIWTLWDEEGRRCGQAAAFSSWWWL is encoded by the coding sequence GTGACTGAATCCGCCCCCTGGCAGACCTTGGAGATCCAGGGCCTTGTGACGATTCTTCTGCTCTCCCATCGGCGTGCCTTCGACAGCCCCCTGCTGGCCAGCGACCGACCGGGAACATCGCGGCGCCTGAACGCACAGGAGCTCTTCAACAGCAGCATGGCCGTGCTGGCTCACGACAACACGGGCGACCCAGCCCTGACCTACGCCAATTCCACCGCCCTGAAACTCTGGCAACGCACCTGGACGCAGATGATCGGCATGCCCTCGCGCCTGACCGCAGCGCAGTCGGAGAGGCGGGAACGGGCGGCCTCTCTCAAGCAGGCCCTCGCGCACGATGCAATCAAAAATTACTCAGGCCTTCGCGTTGATCGCCACGGGCATCCATTCATGATCCGCAACGCCCGGATCTGGACGCTCTGGGATGAGGAAGGACGTCGTTGTGGCCAGGCGGCTGCTTTCTCCAGTTGGTGGTGGCTGTAA
- a CDS encoding Hsp20/alpha crystallin family protein, whose protein sequence is MITLRQSPFDLFERLDQQLSQAERVPAAEIHETADHYTVRLELPGVSRESIEVKATDRTLSVSAERRHPNSKNAAEEKPSEDTARLSEFRYGTWSRSFRFGQGLNRDAVQANYRDGVLEITAAKAQSHTSVTVAVDA, encoded by the coding sequence ATGATCACCCTTCGTCAATCACCATTTGATCTATTTGAACGGCTGGACCAGCAGCTGTCGCAAGCTGAGCGTGTTCCAGCAGCAGAGATCCACGAGACGGCCGATCACTACACCGTGCGCCTGGAGCTGCCCGGAGTGAGCCGCGAATCGATCGAGGTCAAAGCCACCGATCGCACGCTCAGCGTCAGCGCCGAACGCCGTCATCCCAACAGCAAGAACGCTGCTGAGGAGAAGCCAAGCGAGGACACGGCCCGGCTGAGCGAATTCCGCTACGGCACCTGGAGCCGCAGCTTCCGCTTCGGCCAGGGGTTGAACCGGGATGCCGTTCAGGCCAATTACCGGGATGGCGTGCTGGAGATCACCGCCGCCAAGGCCCAGAGCCACACCAGTGTGACGGTGGCCGTGGACGCTTGA
- a CDS encoding NRAMP family divalent metal transporter: MTSSAAAAISGLRRSIGPGILLAGACIGGSHLMSSTTAGARFGFALLGLILLTNLIKYPFLRVGSRFTAATGLSLLEGFQQRNRTYLPVYLLVSLFTGTFTIAAVSFVAGLLLTNVPVLAQFDPFALAIAVLAGCGLILLMGHYKVLDRLSKLLVALLTLLTGVAALSLLVRGPAGDVASSWLAADPSPWQMADLGFLIPLMGWMPGPVEMCVWPSLWMFSRARDSQHTASLQEAETDFNLGYGITVLTAVFFVILGAYTMYGSGDGLLQGSGVAFAQNLIRLYTEAMGSWAAWIIVPAAFAAMFSTTLTCLDAYPRSISAIQGILQGVDRGDSAPGPQRRRLGLWIGLHLLAALAALLWAYSGGIGVKDFVFGAMTGSFLAAPVFAWMAMDTMNSELVAPDHRDGPLMRGLSWFGLVFLIGFSLLFLIWSLTR; this comes from the coding sequence ATGACCTCAAGCGCCGCTGCCGCGATCTCGGGATTGCGGCGCAGCATTGGCCCCGGGATCCTGCTTGCGGGGGCCTGTATCGGCGGATCCCACCTGATGTCCTCCACCACGGCAGGGGCCCGTTTCGGCTTCGCACTCTTGGGCCTGATCCTGCTCACCAACCTGATCAAGTACCCCTTTCTCAGGGTGGGCAGTCGTTTCACTGCCGCGACAGGTCTCTCGCTGCTGGAGGGATTCCAGCAGCGCAACAGGACCTACCTGCCTGTGTATTTGCTGGTGAGTCTGTTCACCGGCACATTCACGATCGCTGCGGTGAGCTTTGTGGCCGGCCTGTTGCTCACCAATGTGCCGGTTCTGGCCCAGTTCGACCCTTTTGCCTTGGCGATTGCCGTGCTGGCTGGCTGCGGATTGATCCTGCTCATGGGCCACTACAAGGTTCTGGATCGGCTCTCGAAGCTGCTGGTGGCTCTCCTCACCCTGCTCACCGGAGTGGCGGCGTTGTCGCTGCTGGTGCGGGGGCCTGCAGGGGATGTGGCGTCCAGTTGGCTGGCGGCCGATCCATCCCCCTGGCAGATGGCTGATCTTGGTTTTCTGATTCCCCTGATGGGCTGGATGCCAGGGCCTGTGGAAATGTGCGTATGGCCGTCGCTTTGGATGTTTTCCAGGGCTCGTGACAGCCAGCACACCGCTTCACTGCAGGAAGCGGAAACGGATTTCAATCTCGGTTACGGCATCACGGTGCTCACGGCAGTCTTTTTCGTGATCCTGGGTGCTTACACCATGTATGGCAGTGGCGACGGCCTGCTCCAGGGCAGTGGAGTTGCCTTTGCCCAGAATCTCATCCGCCTTTACACCGAGGCGATGGGTTCCTGGGCGGCCTGGATCATCGTTCCAGCTGCCTTCGCCGCCATGTTCAGCACCACGTTGACCTGCCTGGATGCCTACCCCCGCAGCATCTCAGCGATTCAGGGGATCTTGCAGGGAGTGGACCGGGGCGATTCCGCTCCAGGGCCCCAGCGTCGCCGTCTCGGACTCTGGATTGGTCTGCACCTGCTGGCGGCCCTGGCGGCGCTGCTCTGGGCCTATAGCGGTGGCATCGGTGTGAAGGATTTTGTGTTCGGGGCGATGACGGGCAGCTTCCTGGCGGCTCCAGTGTTCGCCTGGATGGCGATGGACACGATGAACTCTGAGCTCGTGGCACCAGACCATCGCGATGGGCCATTGATGCGCGGTCTCAGTTGGTTTGGTCTGGTGTTTCTGATCGGTTTCAGCTTGCTGTTTCTCATTTGGTCCCTGACGCGCTGA
- a CDS encoding diflavin flavoprotein, with protein sequence MAASTQAVAGRLSLQCQTIASDSTAIRSLDWDRSRFDIEFGLRNGTTYNAFLVQGERTALIDTSHAKFRDTWLPLLQEQIDPQAIDHLIVSHTEPDHSGLIGDLLDLNPDIEIVGSKVALQFLKDQVHRPFRSLAVKSGDTLDLGTNPESGVEHRFEFLSAPNLHWPDTIFSFDHGSGILYTCDAFGLHYCSEDLFDSDPGAIAPDFRFYYECLMGPNARSVLQAMKRMDSLPAINTIAVGHGPLLRQHLSHWLNDYREWSSQRSKGDSYAAVCYVSQYGFSDRLSQAIAHGIGKADAQVQLVDLRATDAQELTALVGEAKAVVVPTWPAEPDAELQSSIGTLLAALHSKQLVGVYDAFGGNDEPIDAVADQLRAQGQKTAFAPLRIRQLPSGGDYQRCEEAGTDLGQLLTREKTIAAMKSLDGDLDKALGRLSGGLYVVTASQGEGESLRRSAMVASWVSQASFSPPGITVAVAKDRAIEALMQVGDRFVLNILREDNHQQLMRHFLKRFPPGADRFAGVNLLEHEAKGGPVLGDALAFLGCRVEQRLEGPDHWIIYAEVEQGNVADADATTAVHHRKVGNHY encoded by the coding sequence ATGGCCGCCTCCACTCAGGCCGTCGCCGGACGTTTGAGCCTTCAGTGCCAGACCATCGCATCCGACAGCACAGCCATCCGTTCCCTTGACTGGGATCGCAGCCGCTTCGACATCGAGTTCGGCCTCCGCAACGGCACCACCTACAACGCCTTTCTGGTGCAGGGCGAGCGCACGGCGCTGATCGACACCAGTCACGCCAAATTCCGGGACACCTGGCTTCCCCTGCTTCAGGAGCAAATCGACCCGCAGGCCATCGACCATCTGATCGTGAGCCATACGGAGCCCGACCACTCGGGTCTGATCGGTGATCTGCTCGATCTGAATCCCGACATCGAAATTGTGGGATCGAAGGTGGCGCTTCAGTTCCTGAAAGATCAGGTGCACCGTCCGTTCCGCTCCCTTGCCGTGAAAAGTGGCGACACCCTGGATCTCGGAACGAATCCAGAGAGCGGGGTGGAGCATCGCTTCGAGTTTCTCAGCGCTCCCAACCTGCATTGGCCCGACACGATCTTTTCCTTTGATCACGGCAGCGGCATCCTCTACACCTGTGACGCCTTCGGCTTGCATTACTGCTCAGAGGATCTGTTCGACAGTGATCCCGGTGCCATCGCACCGGACTTTCGCTTCTACTACGAGTGCCTGATGGGTCCCAACGCCCGCAGCGTGCTGCAAGCCATGAAACGCATGGATTCACTGCCAGCGATCAATACCATCGCTGTAGGCCACGGGCCACTGCTGCGTCAGCATCTCAGTCACTGGCTCAATGACTACCGGGAATGGAGCAGCCAGCGCAGCAAGGGCGACAGTTACGCGGCGGTCTGTTACGTGAGTCAATACGGATTCAGTGATCGCCTCAGTCAGGCGATCGCCCACGGTATCGGCAAGGCCGACGCCCAGGTTCAGCTCGTCGATCTGCGTGCGACCGATGCCCAGGAACTGACGGCCCTGGTGGGAGAAGCCAAAGCGGTGGTCGTTCCCACCTGGCCGGCAGAGCCGGATGCGGAGCTGCAGAGCAGCATTGGCACCCTGCTGGCGGCCCTTCACAGCAAGCAGTTGGTGGGTGTGTATGACGCCTTCGGCGGCAACGACGAGCCGATCGATGCTGTGGCGGATCAGCTGCGGGCCCAGGGCCAGAAAACGGCCTTTGCCCCCCTGCGGATCCGTCAGCTCCCCTCAGGAGGGGATTACCAACGCTGCGAAGAAGCGGGGACCGATCTCGGACAACTGCTCACGCGGGAGAAAACCATCGCGGCCATGAAAAGTCTCGATGGTGACCTGGACAAGGCCCTGGGCCGTCTCAGTGGTGGGCTTTACGTGGTGACCGCCAGTCAGGGGGAAGGTGAAAGCCTGCGGCGCAGCGCCATGGTGGCCAGCTGGGTCAGTCAGGCCAGCTTCTCGCCACCGGGAATCACTGTGGCGGTGGCCAAGGACCGGGCGATCGAAGCGCTCATGCAGGTCGGCGACCGCTTTGTGCTCAACATCCTGCGCGAAGACAACCACCAACAGCTGATGCGGCATTTCCTCAAGCGCTTCCCACCCGGGGCCGATCGGTTTGCAGGGGTGAATCTGCTTGAGCATGAGGCCAAAGGCGGACCGGTGCTGGGTGATGCACTCGCCTTCCTGGGGTGCCGGGTTGAGCAGCGTCTCGAAGGTCCAGATCACTGGATCATCTACGCCGAGGTGGAGCAGGGCAATGTGGCCGATGCCGATGCCACCACAGCGGTGCACCACCGCAAAGTGGGGAATCACTACTGA